In one window of Verrucomicrobiia bacterium DNA:
- the larB gene encoding nickel pincer cofactor biosynthesis protein LarB, producing MTAKEAATLLDEFQAGRLSREEVLRAFQRAPIADLGYAQVDTHRGLRKGFPEVIYGASKTPEQVAGIAARLAQQESCLLITRITEAHVRAVKRKLPKAVWHKTARCMTFEKKPLPKRPGVIAVLAAGTSDLPVAEEAAITASIMGNQVERYYDIGVAGLHRLLRPLAELQKAHVLIVVAGMEGALPSVVAGLVARPIIAVPTSVGYGANLGGLSALLGMLTSCGSGVTVVNIDNGFGAGYAASQINALAAGE from the coding sequence ATGACGGCTAAAGAAGCAGCAACCTTGTTGGACGAATTTCAGGCAGGCCGCCTTTCCCGCGAGGAGGTCCTGCGCGCCTTTCAGCGCGCTCCCATTGCTGATTTGGGCTATGCCCAGGTGGACACGCATCGGGGCTTGCGCAAAGGTTTTCCCGAAGTGATTTACGGGGCAAGCAAAACCCCCGAACAGGTGGCCGGCATTGCTGCCAGACTGGCGCAGCAGGAATCCTGCCTGCTCATCACCCGCATCACCGAAGCTCACGTCCGGGCGGTCAAGCGAAAATTGCCCAAGGCCGTATGGCACAAAACCGCTCGTTGCATGACCTTTGAAAAAAAGCCCCTGCCCAAGCGCCCGGGCGTCATCGCCGTGCTGGCCGCCGGTACCAGCGACCTGCCCGTGGCCGAGGAAGCGGCCATCACCGCCAGCATCATGGGCAACCAGGTCGAGCGTTACTATGATATTGGCGTTGCCGGCCTGCATCGCCTGTTGCGCCCCTTGGCGGAATTGCAAAAAGCGCACGTGTTAATTGTGGTGGCGGGCATGGAAGGCGCCCTGCCCAGTGTGGTGGCGGGGCTGGTGGCCCGGCCCATTATTGCCGTGCCCACCAGCGTGGGCTACGGCGCCAACCTGGGCGGCTTGAGCGCCCTGCTCGGCATGCTCACCAGTTGTGGCAGCGGAGTGACGGTGGTCAATATTGACAACGGCTTCGGCGCGGGCTATGCCGCCAGCCAAATCAATGCTCTGGCAGCAGGTGAATAA
- a CDS encoding ABC transporter permease → MFLLNAILVGFKEIWAHKFRSFLTMLGIVLGVSSLVAMSATIKGMENGMKEALMAMGGLDKVLTREQDVPPEQEHKADQAPGRTITDVQALKRSAPLVRVVSPEMALFDAILTRGGKSVRPSELVGVWREVLEMNLHVLEHGRFFSDLDEEEARNVIVIGTGIRNELFGSPEEVGREIIPLGETIFVNNQPFIIVGMLQHYESELEKKKRELKEQGRLEEKKTMVERRRGFGRPNWAFQRKNYTAYIPLNTMWLRFKASAGTGSVPDPRLSDIDIKVASLNRMDAALQQARNVLMMTHRGIEDFSFQTQENNVENINRTIKNARLSGGFIAAISLLVGGIGIMNIMLASITERVREIGLRKAIGATTFAIFAQILVESAVISVLGGAAGLAAAWGLVALLEHLTPQANAPVITTGAMALALGFSVAVGIIAGLIPAFKASRLDPIQALRYE, encoded by the coding sequence ATGTTTCTTTTGAATGCCATCCTGGTGGGGTTTAAGGAGATTTGGGCGCACAAGTTCCGCTCCTTTCTCACCATGTTGGGGATTGTGCTCGGAGTTTCCAGCTTGGTGGCGATGTCCGCCACCATCAAAGGCATGGAAAACGGCATGAAAGAGGCCCTCATGGCGATGGGGGGACTGGACAAGGTCCTTACCCGTGAACAGGACGTGCCGCCCGAACAGGAACACAAGGCGGACCAGGCCCCCGGCCGTACCATCACCGATGTTCAGGCCCTCAAACGCAGCGCTCCTCTCGTGCGCGTCGTTTCCCCGGAAATGGCCCTGTTCGATGCCATCCTCACCCGCGGCGGCAAATCGGTGCGCCCCAGCGAGCTGGTGGGTGTATGGCGCGAGGTTTTGGAAATGAATTTGCACGTGCTGGAGCACGGCCGCTTCTTCAGCGACCTGGACGAAGAAGAGGCGCGCAATGTGATTGTTATTGGCACCGGCATCCGCAACGAATTGTTCGGCTCCCCCGAAGAGGTGGGCCGGGAAATCATCCCGCTGGGCGAAACCATTTTCGTCAATAATCAGCCCTTCATCATCGTGGGCATGTTGCAACATTACGAAAGCGAATTGGAGAAAAAGAAACGCGAACTCAAAGAACAGGGCCGCCTGGAGGAAAAGAAAACCATGGTGGAGCGCCGCCGCGGTTTTGGCCGCCCCAACTGGGCTTTTCAGCGTAAAAATTATACCGCTTACATTCCGCTAAACACCATGTGGCTCCGCTTCAAGGCCTCCGCAGGCACCGGCAGCGTGCCTGACCCGCGCCTGTCGGACATTGACATCAAGGTGGCCAGCCTGAATCGCATGGACGCCGCCCTGCAGCAGGCCCGCAATGTGCTGATGATGACTCACCGCGGCATTGAAGATTTCTCCTTTCAAACCCAGGAAAACAACGTGGAAAACATCAACCGCACCATCAAAAACGCCCGGCTGAGCGGCGGCTTCATCGCCGCCATCAGCCTGCTGGTCGGTGGCATTGGCATCATGAACATCATGCTCGCCAGCATCACTGAGCGCGTGCGCGAAATCGGTTTGCGTAAGGCCATCGGGGCCACGACTTTCGCCATCTTCGCCCAAATCCTGGTGGAAAGCGCGGTTATCTCCGTGCTCGGGGGCGCCGCCGGTCTGGCAGCGGCCTGGGGACTGGTGGCCCTTCTGGAGCACCTTACCCCGCAGGCCAACGCGCCAGTCATTACCACGGGTGCCATGGCTCTGGCGCTCGGTTTCAGCGTGGCCGTCGGCATCATTGCCGGCCTCATTCCTGCCTTCAAGGCCTCCCGCCTCGACCCCATCCAGGCCCTGCGTTATGAATAA
- a CDS encoding carboxypeptidase regulatory-like domain-containing protein, with protein MKSALMTWWRGRNCRWFLPLMLPCVCVNLLAAVVEGQVFLRGTPPPEVPVDLTQFPDCRSVRQAPLTTRHYVAGTNGGLANVFVFIREGLQGRSFAVSTQEVVLDQYECGFHPYVLGVQTGQVLRIKNSEPYLETVHAVALTNKGFNIAQPPNTSARFKFDKQEILLRIKCEIHPWEFAYVGVVEHPFFAVTDARGSFRLPEGLPPGEYTVEAVHQKLGKQSQTIKVQEGQTVLLKFEFHSPYKATP; from the coding sequence ATGAAAAGCGCCCTGATGACGTGGTGGAGAGGCCGGAATTGCCGGTGGTTTCTTCCGCTGATGTTGCCTTGTGTGTGCGTGAACCTGTTGGCGGCGGTGGTGGAGGGGCAGGTTTTTCTACGCGGCACACCTCCGCCGGAAGTGCCGGTGGATTTGACCCAATTCCCCGATTGCCGGAGTGTCCGCCAGGCACCGCTGACCACGCGGCATTACGTGGCGGGCACCAACGGTGGTCTGGCCAATGTTTTTGTGTTCATTCGGGAAGGTTTGCAGGGGCGGAGCTTTGCAGTGTCCACCCAGGAAGTGGTGCTGGATCAGTACGAGTGCGGTTTTCATCCATATGTGCTGGGAGTCCAAACCGGCCAGGTTTTACGCATTAAGAATTCTGAGCCTTACCTGGAAACGGTGCATGCTGTGGCCCTGACCAACAAAGGCTTCAACATCGCCCAGCCGCCGAATACCAGTGCCCGGTTCAAGTTCGACAAGCAGGAAATATTGCTGCGCATCAAGTGCGAGATTCATCCGTGGGAATTTGCCTATGTGGGTGTGGTGGAGCACCCTTTCTTTGCGGTGACCGATGCTCGTGGAAGCTTCCGCCTGCCGGAGGGACTGCCGCCCGGTGAATATACGGTGGAAGCCGTGCACCAAAAACTGGGCAAGCAGTCCCAAACCATAAAAGTCCAGGAGGGACAAACGGTGTTGCTGAAGTTCGAATTTCACTCGCCTTACAAGGCGACTCCCTAG
- a CDS encoding arylsulfatase yields MLTSRVPLWLCRLAAGLLFGLWLVLCAQAARPSAAPPRPNIIIILADDMGYSDIGCYGSEINTPHLDGLAAQGLRFTQFYNSARCCPTRASLLTGLHPHQTGVGHMMEDRGYEGYRGRLNRRCVTLAEALKTAGYRSYAVGKWHLTPGTTARELEDISNWPLQRGFDRFYGTIHGAGSYWDPSALVRDNRLITAFNDPEYQPEVYYYTDAISDQAVRFVREHVRQTPQQPFFLYVAYTAAHWPMHAKESDIAKYRGRYDGGYAAIRQARWQKQQQLGVVERKWSPVPLAGDWSKVPDRAFEARCMEVYAAMVDCMDQGIGRLLEALRETGQWHNTLMMYLQDNGACAENVGRGTNATPRAAQPTLPPMGRDIPQQGSIPKQTRDGWPVRQGYGVMPGGPDTYVAYGGEWANVSNTPFREYKHWVHEGGIATPLIVHWPAGIPASRRGKVEKQPGQLMDIMATCLDVAGVVYPTEYQGQKITPLEGTSLRPAFTGKTIQRSHPLVWEHEGNRAIREGRWKLVATEHQPWELYDMNQDRTEMNNLADKYPAKVKTMAAAWDAWAARADVLPLGAWRARPIGETDTTPGSKEKRFLLKAGDSLTRAQAPAIAKKAFRITAQFQARPEDEGVIVAQGGNALGYGLYLKGGQVHFTVRNRAGASSTVSAPLPAAAQHEVVALLNDKGEMLLTVGQQPPKTGKSQGLITAMPQDGLQVGADENGAVGAYAPPFTFKGKTLSVIIEILDP; encoded by the coding sequence ATGCTGACATCCCGCGTTCCGCTCTGGTTGTGCCGGCTGGCAGCAGGGTTGCTATTTGGGCTTTGGCTGGTTCTCTGCGCCCAGGCAGCCCGGCCTTCCGCCGCTCCTCCGCGCCCTAATATCATCATCATCCTGGCTGATGATATGGGGTATTCCGACATCGGTTGTTACGGCAGCGAAATCAACACGCCTCATCTCGACGGCCTGGCCGCCCAGGGACTGCGTTTCACGCAGTTCTACAACTCGGCCCGCTGCTGTCCCACGCGGGCCTCCCTGCTGACCGGACTGCACCCTCACCAAACCGGCGTGGGGCACATGATGGAGGATCGTGGCTACGAGGGTTACCGGGGCCGGCTCAATCGCCGCTGTGTAACGCTGGCCGAGGCCCTCAAAACAGCCGGCTACCGCAGTTATGCCGTGGGCAAATGGCACCTCACCCCCGGGACCACAGCCAGGGAATTGGAGGACATCAGCAACTGGCCGTTGCAACGCGGCTTTGACCGTTTTTACGGGACCATCCACGGCGCCGGCAGTTATTGGGACCCCAGCGCCCTGGTGCGCGACAACCGCCTCATTACCGCTTTCAACGATCCCGAATACCAACCCGAAGTGTATTATTATACCGATGCCATCAGTGATCAGGCCGTGCGTTTTGTCCGCGAGCACGTGCGGCAAACTCCCCAGCAACCCTTTTTCCTCTATGTCGCCTATACTGCGGCACACTGGCCAATGCACGCCAAAGAGTCCGATATCGCCAAATATCGCGGACGTTATGACGGCGGCTACGCGGCCATCCGGCAGGCGCGCTGGCAGAAGCAACAACAACTCGGTGTGGTGGAAAGAAAATGGTCCCCGGTACCGTTGGCGGGAGACTGGAGCAAGGTACCGGACCGGGCTTTTGAGGCGCGCTGCATGGAGGTTTATGCCGCCATGGTGGACTGCATGGATCAGGGCATCGGGCGTTTGCTGGAGGCCTTGCGGGAAACCGGTCAGTGGCACAACACCCTCATGATGTATTTGCAAGACAACGGTGCCTGCGCGGAAAATGTGGGACGCGGCACCAACGCCACGCCACGCGCCGCCCAACCTACGCTACCCCCCATGGGCAGGGATATCCCACAGCAAGGCAGCATTCCCAAACAAACACGGGACGGCTGGCCGGTGCGCCAGGGCTACGGTGTTATGCCCGGTGGGCCCGATACTTACGTTGCCTATGGGGGCGAGTGGGCCAATGTAAGCAACACCCCTTTCCGCGAGTATAAACATTGGGTGCATGAAGGTGGCATCGCCACCCCGCTCATCGTGCACTGGCCGGCCGGCATACCCGCCAGCCGCCGCGGCAAGGTGGAAAAACAGCCGGGCCAGTTGATGGACATCATGGCCACTTGTTTGGACGTGGCGGGAGTGGTTTATCCCACCGAATACCAGGGTCAGAAAATTACCCCGCTGGAAGGCACAAGCCTGCGCCCGGCCTTTACCGGCAAAACCATTCAACGCAGCCATCCCCTTGTTTGGGAACACGAGGGCAACCGCGCCATTCGCGAGGGCCGCTGGAAACTCGTGGCCACGGAACACCAGCCTTGGGAGCTGTATGACATGAACCAGGACCGTACTGAGATGAATAATCTGGCGGACAAATACCCGGCAAAAGTCAAAACCATGGCTGCGGCATGGGACGCCTGGGCTGCACGCGCCGATGTCCTGCCGCTCGGAGCCTGGCGTGCCAGACCTATCGGCGAAACAGACACCACCCCAGGCAGCAAGGAAAAGCGATTCCTGCTGAAGGCGGGCGATTCTTTAACGCGGGCCCAGGCCCCGGCCATTGCCAAAAAGGCATTTCGCATCACTGCGCAATTTCAGGCCCGCCCCGAGGATGAGGGAGTCATCGTGGCGCAGGGCGGTAATGCTCTGGGCTACGGCTTGTATCTTAAAGGAGGTCAGGTGCATTTCACCGTGCGCAACCGTGCGGGCGCCAGTTCTACCGTCAGCGCGCCCCTCCCGGCAGCGGCGCAACATGAAGTGGTCGCCCTCTTGAACGACAAAGGTGAAATGCTCCTGACCGTGGGCCAACAACCACCCAAAACGGGAAAAAGCCAGGGATTGATCACCGCCATGCCCCAGGATGGTTTGCAAGTGGGAGCCGACGAAAATGGCGCGGTGGGGGCTTATGCACCGCCATTTACTTTTAAGGGCAAGACCCTCTCGGTAATAATAGAAATCCTCGATCCTTGA
- a CDS encoding ZIP family metal transporter encodes MDDVSWSPGVLLTIYCGLILGSSLIGGAVPLWIRLTHTRMQVATSFVAGLMLGVGVLHLLPHAWHQMGSVDTVMQWMLGGFLLMFFVQRFLHFHHHDVPDEDPEACGSAMAEGKPVTLNLRPGSSTSPPACDHHHDHHPHQHTLADKSARQLSWGGAAIGLTIHTLINGMALAASVRAETNGHYHAGLAGLATFLVIVLHKPFDALTITTLMTAGGWSRAARHAANVLFALMIPLGVGLFFLGASQVAENHPEYIGAALALSAGTFVCIAASDLLPELQFHSHDRIKLSLAMVAGLGLAFVIGAFEGGGHGHDHAHEGHDQPPPAAVQKP; translated from the coding sequence ATGGACGATGTTTCCTGGTCACCGGGCGTGTTGCTGACGATTTATTGCGGGTTGATTTTGGGCAGCTCGCTCATTGGCGGCGCCGTTCCCTTGTGGATACGATTGACGCACACCCGCATGCAGGTGGCCACCAGTTTCGTTGCGGGATTGATGCTGGGGGTGGGGGTGTTACATCTGCTGCCCCACGCCTGGCATCAGATGGGCTCTGTGGATACCGTCATGCAGTGGATGCTGGGCGGCTTTTTATTGATGTTTTTTGTGCAACGCTTTTTGCACTTCCATCATCATGATGTGCCCGACGAAGACCCCGAGGCCTGTGGCAGTGCCATGGCTGAGGGGAAACCCGTGACGTTAAACCTGCGGCCCGGATCCTCAACCTCCCCCCCGGCATGTGATCACCACCATGATCATCATCCGCATCAACACACGCTGGCCGACAAATCGGCCCGGCAGCTTTCCTGGGGTGGCGCCGCCATCGGGTTGACCATTCACACCTTAATCAATGGCATGGCGCTGGCCGCCAGTGTGCGTGCCGAGACCAACGGCCACTACCACGCAGGCTTGGCCGGCCTGGCGACCTTTCTGGTCATTGTGTTGCACAAGCCCTTCGATGCGCTCACTATCACCACGCTGATGACGGCGGGAGGCTGGTCGCGGGCAGCCCGGCATGCGGCCAATGTGCTGTTTGCGCTGATGATTCCTTTGGGGGTGGGGTTGTTTTTCCTGGGCGCGAGTCAGGTGGCGGAAAATCATCCCGAGTATATTGGGGCGGCGCTGGCTTTGTCGGCGGGCACCTTTGTTTGCATCGCCGCCAGCGATTTGCTGCCTGAACTGCAATTCCACTCTCACGATCGCATCAAGCTTTCTCTGGCGATGGTGGCGGGTTTGGGGCTGGCATTTGTCATAGGGGCCTTTGAGGGGGGCGGCCATGGTCATGACCACGCGCATGAAGGCCACGACCAGCCTCCGCCGGCGGCGGTGCAAAAGCCGTAA
- a CDS encoding class I mannose-6-phosphate isomerase, with protein MSCFYPLLFQPRFKERVWGGRNLERLYRKALPPHVPIGESWEISDRPGEASVIANGPLAGRDLRWLMEHHAAEILGAASPAPQGRFPLLVKILDAQDVLSLQVHPPPSQAAALGGEPKTEMWYFTECQPGACIYAGLKKGVSREDFARHLAAGTAAECVHRLPVQAGDAMFLPSGRLHALGAGCVLFEIQQNSDTTYRVFDWNRPGLDGRPRELHVKESLACIDFADVEPSLIASRYSRSASVAVRYLVDDPVFMVNACRVRRGQRFYLRFGAAQVLGVIQGRLRAGGGQTAVELQAGDFCLLPAALERVPLEALTRVEYLLAEPKALTAPPAP; from the coding sequence ATGAGCTGCTTTTATCCCCTGCTGTTCCAACCGCGCTTCAAAGAGCGGGTTTGGGGTGGGCGCAATCTGGAACGGCTGTACCGTAAAGCCCTTCCCCCCCATGTGCCCATCGGTGAATCTTGGGAAATCAGTGACCGCCCCGGAGAGGCCAGCGTCATCGCCAATGGTCCGCTGGCCGGCCGCGATTTGCGCTGGCTGATGGAACATCACGCCGCCGAAATCCTGGGCGCCGCCTCCCCTGCCCCTCAAGGCAGATTCCCTTTGCTCGTGAAAATCCTGGACGCCCAGGATGTCCTGTCTCTACAGGTGCATCCACCACCCAGCCAAGCCGCCGCCCTGGGGGGCGAACCCAAAACCGAGATGTGGTACTTCACCGAGTGCCAGCCAGGCGCCTGTATTTATGCCGGCTTGAAAAAGGGCGTGTCCCGGGAAGACTTCGCCCGCCACCTCGCTGCAGGCACTGCAGCGGAATGCGTCCACCGGCTCCCCGTGCAGGCGGGCGACGCAATGTTTCTACCCAGCGGCCGCCTGCATGCGCTGGGCGCCGGCTGCGTGCTTTTTGAAATCCAGCAGAACAGCGACACCACCTACCGGGTGTTTGATTGGAACCGGCCGGGATTGGATGGACGCCCCCGCGAACTGCACGTCAAAGAATCCCTGGCCTGCATTGACTTTGCCGACGTGGAGCCATCGTTGATTGCCTCCCGCTATTCGCGCAGCGCCTCCGTGGCCGTGCGCTATCTGGTGGACGACCCGGTTTTTATGGTCAATGCCTGCCGTGTGCGGCGCGGCCAACGGTTCTACCTGCGCTTTGGCGCCGCGCAAGTTCTGGGAGTCATCCAGGGCCGCCTGCGGGCGGGTGGCGGGCAAACAGCGGTGGAACTGCAAGCCGGAGATTTTTGTCTGTTGCCGGCGGCGCTGGAGCGCGTACCGCTGGAAGCACTCACGCGCGTGGAATATTTATTGGCCGAGCCTAAAGCCCTCACCGCCCCGCCTGCCCCCTAG
- the larC gene encoding nickel pincer cofactor biosynthesis protein LarC: MKILYLDLLSGLSGDMFLGGLLALGVDLDKLERELTKLNLQGYHLHAHERSSWQIRGIKVDVHLEDHHHPHEEHSSSAHAHSHARHHHASHAHHHHDERTFAQIQDLIEHSRLSPWVRQKAVAIFRRIAEAEGKVHGLPPEKVHFHEVGAVDSIVDIVGGCIGLELLGRPRIFASPVVEGRGWVECAHGRFPVPAPATLEILAARGVSLEQCEEPHEMLTPTGAAILAELAEHFGPMPAMRITQTGYGLGTRQLHTRPNCVRMILGEGAVGEHQPALDWETDQVAVLETNVDDLNPEILGHFVEKALNQGALEVFYTPVTMKKNRPGVLLTLLCPPPQADAFMAMILRETSAFGVRFHLCSRRKLRRNFADVETPWGKVRVKQGWLGGELLHAAPEFESCRQMAEENGIPVRQVYASALSAGQPRPSRRRAKTKKAGRKLSK; encoded by the coding sequence ATGAAAATCCTTTATCTGGACCTCTTAAGCGGCCTCAGTGGCGACATGTTCCTGGGGGGGCTGCTGGCCTTGGGGGTGGACCTGGACAAACTCGAACGAGAGCTGACCAAACTGAATCTCCAAGGATACCACCTGCATGCCCATGAGCGCAGCTCCTGGCAAATACGCGGCATCAAGGTGGATGTGCATTTGGAGGATCATCATCATCCCCATGAGGAACACTCTTCATCCGCTCATGCGCATTCCCATGCGCGACATCATCACGCCAGCCATGCGCACCATCACCACGACGAGCGCACATTTGCCCAAATTCAAGATTTGATCGAGCACTCCCGCCTGTCCCCTTGGGTACGCCAGAAGGCTGTCGCCATCTTCCGCCGCATCGCCGAAGCGGAAGGCAAGGTGCACGGCCTGCCACCCGAAAAGGTGCATTTCCACGAGGTGGGAGCGGTGGATTCCATTGTGGACATTGTGGGAGGTTGCATCGGGCTGGAGTTGCTGGGCCGCCCCCGAATCTTCGCCTCCCCCGTCGTTGAAGGCCGTGGCTGGGTGGAATGTGCACACGGACGCTTCCCCGTCCCCGCCCCGGCAACGCTTGAAATCCTGGCTGCCCGCGGCGTTTCCCTGGAACAATGCGAGGAACCGCACGAGATGCTCACGCCCACCGGGGCGGCCATCCTGGCGGAACTGGCAGAGCACTTTGGCCCCATGCCTGCCATGAGGATAACGCAAACCGGTTACGGGCTTGGCACCCGCCAATTGCACACCCGCCCCAACTGTGTCCGCATGATCCTGGGAGAAGGCGCCGTGGGCGAACACCAACCGGCCTTGGATTGGGAAACAGATCAGGTGGCCGTCCTCGAAACCAACGTGGACGACTTGAACCCCGAAATCCTGGGCCATTTCGTGGAAAAAGCCCTGAATCAAGGAGCCTTGGAAGTATTTTACACGCCCGTCACCATGAAGAAAAACCGCCCGGGCGTGCTGTTGACCCTGCTTTGCCCGCCACCACAAGCCGATGCCTTCATGGCGATGATCCTGCGCGAAACTTCTGCCTTTGGCGTGCGCTTTCATTTGTGCTCCCGCCGCAAATTACGGCGCAACTTCGCTGACGTGGAAACTCCCTGGGGCAAAGTCCGGGTCAAACAAGGCTGGCTGGGCGGGGAGCTGCTTCATGCCGCGCCGGAATTTGAGAGCTGCCGTCAAATGGCTGAAGAAAACGGCATTCCGGTGCGTCAAGTTTATGCGAGCGCCTTGAGCGCCGGTCAGCCCCGGCCATCCAGGCGACGGGCAAAAACCAAAAAGGCCGGACGCAAGCTCAGCAAATAA
- a CDS encoding MBL fold metallo-hydrolase, with translation MSVARLTILVENSTHQPGLQAEHGWSVWIEWGDQAFLFDTGQSGMWLNNARQLKVPLSRLGGVMLSHGHYDHTSGLAALGALAEEMPVYLHPDAFAPKYSVPAGASPRYIGMPQASRDWLQQQGARVKTVHTALEVAPGLWLSGPIPRQNTFEDVGGPFYLDAEGRCPDPLWDDMALGMMTREGLVVLLGCAHAGVVNTLAHFRSLLGSPPVYAVVGGMHLLQASAERLTATMEALEQYQVRRLGVGHCTGFVAAVALSHRFSGRCFVPAAGTRLEFPLP, from the coding sequence ATGTCTGTTGCCCGCCTCACCATCCTGGTGGAGAATTCCACCCATCAGCCCGGCTTGCAGGCCGAGCACGGTTGGAGCGTATGGATTGAGTGGGGGGATCAAGCGTTTCTTTTTGACACCGGGCAGAGTGGTATGTGGTTGAACAATGCGCGCCAACTCAAAGTCCCTCTCTCCAGGCTGGGAGGGGTGATGCTCAGCCATGGCCATTATGATCACACCAGCGGGCTGGCGGCCCTGGGGGCGCTGGCGGAGGAAATGCCAGTTTATTTGCATCCCGATGCGTTTGCGCCCAAATACTCGGTGCCGGCCGGCGCATCACCGCGGTATATTGGCATGCCCCAAGCCTCCCGTGACTGGCTGCAACAACAAGGCGCACGGGTGAAAACGGTGCATACTGCCCTTGAGGTGGCGCCGGGTTTGTGGTTGAGCGGTCCCATTCCCCGCCAGAACACCTTTGAAGACGTGGGCGGCCCGTTTTATTTGGATGCGGAGGGGCGATGCCCTGACCCCCTTTGGGACGATATGGCTTTGGGGATGATGACCCGGGAGGGGCTGGTGGTCTTACTGGGATGTGCTCATGCCGGCGTGGTGAATACCTTGGCCCATTTTCGTTCACTGCTGGGGAGTCCGCCCGTGTATGCCGTTGTGGGCGGCATGCACCTTTTGCAGGCGTCCGCTGAACGATTGACAGCCACCATGGAGGCTCTGGAGCAATATCAGGTGCGGCGTCTGGGGGTGGGGCATTGCACCGGCTTTGTGGCGGCGGTGGCCCTGAGCCATCGGTTTTCGGGCCGTTGTTTTGTGCCCGCGGCGGGCACCCGGCTGGAATTTCCTCTGCCTTGA
- a CDS encoding YbjQ family protein, producing MSSHTHPLTTTAFELPGYRVVRSLGVVRGIVVRSRSIVGNMAASLQTLIGGNISVYTSLCERARAEAFQQMLAHAGELGANAVIGVRYDATEIGPGVTEVLCYGTAVHVESVTPAPPPAGESYKA from the coding sequence ATGTCGAGTCACACACATCCATTGACGACGACGGCATTTGAGCTGCCGGGGTATCGCGTGGTGCGGTCGTTGGGGGTGGTGCGCGGCATTGTGGTGCGCTCGCGCTCGATCGTGGGTAACATGGCCGCCAGCTTGCAAACCTTGATTGGGGGCAATATTTCGGTGTACACCAGCTTGTGCGAGCGCGCGCGGGCGGAGGCCTTTCAGCAGATGCTGGCGCATGCGGGCGAGCTGGGGGCCAACGCGGTGATTGGCGTGCGCTACGATGCCACGGAAATTGGGCCGGGCGTCACCGAGGTGTTGTGTTATGGGACGGCGGTTCATGTGGAGAGTGTCACGCCGGCGCCGCCGCCGGCGGGCGAATCGTACAAAGCGTAA
- a CDS encoding metalloregulator ArsR/SmtB family transcription factor — protein MGKTQAIDHLSDAALEIIASRFRILGEPTRLKLIHVLRQGRRTVNELVSLTGKSQAHVSRQLKALADAGILSRQREGVSVYYSIGDPAILELCHHVCDGLAGEFVRRGLPVPGKPSMGGTGAKLQERN, from the coding sequence ATGGGGAAGACGCAGGCCATAGATCATCTATCGGATGCCGCCTTGGAAATAATTGCATCGCGTTTTCGCATTTTGGGGGAGCCCACCCGATTGAAGTTGATTCATGTTTTGCGGCAGGGCCGGCGAACCGTGAACGAGCTTGTGTCTCTTACCGGCAAATCGCAGGCGCACGTTTCGCGTCAGCTCAAGGCCCTGGCCGATGCCGGCATCCTCAGCCGTCAGCGCGAGGGGGTGAGCGTCTATTATTCGATTGGGGATCCGGCCATTTTAGAATTGTGCCATCATGTTTGTGATGGGTTGGCGGGCGAGTTTGTGCGCCGAGGTCTGCCGGTGCCGGGCAAGCCCTCGATGGGGGGTACGGGAGCCAAGCTCCAGGAGCGTAATTGA